The Paramisgurnus dabryanus chromosome 1, PD_genome_1.1, whole genome shotgun sequence genome includes a window with the following:
- the LOC135720494 gene encoding sterile alpha motif domain-containing protein 3-like, whose translation MSATLRVILGVDDAPKLILPNGIPDSIEDLKGEIQRQFGLSGNFRLQYRDVDFDNEFVNLTATSEIKDKSTVKVINLSDETVTLTFTTIPQGEDDVLLSSSSDTDILSSAESTSSGASLRSQPWPTNFEIPQFSYEVQIQLEKANQAFCSSGTLLKTSNKLRSDILDGLASEIIKYKVYPSSTELDDVAQALITKYPFLKEKGSVTGFYGWKISLKYKMANYRTRLRSIGCPELSINAVKEKRGALIHGPNQVKKPRKAEVNYCPDYPAGETKESLEEERKALTLEVKKKNNQQLIKSKMERTFAYRRQEVVKDMPFIAEFKNRWPALFSESQVNAEFTLITTVPLFSTFMSRLDHYSSHLIRVFKKKGGTARHDIDIIIAEMDKNPSVEVRRTCILKALCVYLNEKPDSLIKEYCAIEDMTEMERVALGVYIVRPDGADATDPPEDVGVVIEGCTVLQDLREIANGCAVLFGLMYCLNLSYPKELRYTFEFFQKVLMELDGNKLSTKVQVLKNKLHE comes from the exons ATGTCTGCAACTCTGAGAGTCATATTGGGAGTAGACGACGCACCAAAATTAATCCTGCCCAATGGAATACCCGATTCCATAGAAGACCTTAAAGGAGAGATTCAAAGACAATTCGGCCTATCTGGAAATTTCAGGCTGCAGTATAGAGACGTTGATTTCGACAATGAGTTTGTGAACTTAACGGCAACTTCAGAAATCAAAGACAAGAGCACAGTTAAAGTTATTAACTTGTCAGATGAGACAGTCACACTCACATTCACTACTATTCCGCAAGGGGAAGATGATGTTTTGCTGTCCTCATCATCAGACACAGACATACTTTCCTCCGCTGAATCTACATCTTCGGGTGCTTCCCTTAGATCACAGCCATGGCCCACAAACTTTGAAATACCTCAGTTCAGTTATGAGGTACAGATTCAGTTAGAAAAGGCAAATCAAGCCTTCTGCAGCAGTGGAACTCTTCTAAAAACAAGTAACAAACTTAGGTCTGATATACTAGATGGTTTGGCATCAGAAATCATCAAATACAAAGTTTATCCTTCTAGTACAGAGCTTGATGATGTGGCTCAGGCTCTGATAACAAAGTATCCCTTTTTAAAGGAGAAAGGATCTGTCACTGGCTTTTATGGATGGAAAATTAGTCTAAAGTACAAAATGGCAAACTACCGCACCAGACTAAGGAGCATTGGCTGCCCCGAGTTGAGCATCAATGCTGTAAAAGAAAAGCGAGGTGCCTTGATTCATGGACCTAACCAGGTAAAGAAGCCACGGAAAGCAGAAGTCAACTATTGTCCTGATTACCCTGCAGGCGAAACTAAAGAGAGCCTTGAGGAAGAAAGGAAAGCACTTACATTGGAGGTGAAAAAGAAGAACAACCAACAGCTAATCAAAAGTAAAATGGAAAGAACCTTTGCCTATAGAAGACAGGAAGTCGTTAAAGATATGCCCTTCATAGCGGAGTTCAAAAACAGATGGCCAGCCCTGTTTTCTGAGAGCCAG GTAAATGCAGAATTCACCCTCATCACCACAGTCCCTCTGTTCTCAACCTTTATGTCCCGACTGGATCATTACTCCAGCCATCTAATAAGGGTATTCAAAAAGAAGGGGGGAACAGCAAGACATGATATCGACATAATCATTGCAGAAATGGACAAG aatcccagtgttgaagtacGACGGACATGCATCCTAAAGGCGTTGTGCGTCTATTTGAATGAAAAGCCAGACAGCCTTATTAAGGAGTACTGC GCTATTGAGGATATGACAGAAATGGAGAGAGTGGCTTTGGGTGTCTACATTGTTCGACCTGATGGAGCAGATGCTACAGATCCACCTGAGGATGTTGGCGTCGTCATTGAAGGCTGCACAGTGCTGCAAGATCTGAGAGAGATTGCAAATGGATGTGCAGTCCTGTTTGGCTTgatgtactgtttaaacttgaGTTATCCCAAGGAGTTGCGATACACTTTTGAATTTTTTCAGAAAGTGTTGATGGAATTGGATGGGAACAAGCTCTCCACTAAAGTGCAGGTCCTCAAAAACAAACTGCATGAGTAA